Proteins encoded by one window of Lathyrus oleraceus cultivar Zhongwan6 chromosome 1, CAAS_Psat_ZW6_1.0, whole genome shotgun sequence:
- the LOC127120544 gene encoding protein trichome birefringence-like 19, with translation MKFQEKDHLYGNNNNKKQMIPKLILTAIFVTILVLVTPLSYPLFGSSLLLMMNQTKSKQLPSSSTPNIEPETLPSTSLKTCDIFSGEWIPNPKAPYYTNKTCWAIHEHQNCMKYGRPDSDFMKWRWKPNECELPIFNPFQFLEIVRGKSMAFVGDSVGRNHMQSLICLLSRVEWPIDVSSTKDEYFMRWKYPSYNFTMAVYWTPFLVKTKQENSDGPTHTGLYNIYLDEFDEKWTSEIEDFDYVIINGGHWFYKPMVFYEKGKIVGCHYCLLENVTDLTMYYGYRKAFRTAFRALNSLENFKGVTFLRTFAPSHFENGIWNQGGNCVRTKPFKSNEARLEGTNMELYMIQLEEYKISQKRAKRNGLKFRLLDTTQSMLLRPDGHPSKYGHLPGENVTLYNDCVHWCLPGPIDTWNDFLLEMLKMEIVKSKKERRRIDS, from the exons ATGAAGTTCCAAGAGAAAGACCATCTCTAtggaaacaacaacaacaaaaaacaaatGATCCCAAAGCTAATCTTAACAGCAATCTTTGTCACAATTCTTGTTCTTGTAACCCCTTTATCATATCCTTTGTTTGGTTCATCTTTACTCTTGATGATGAATCAAACAAAGTCTAAGCAATTACCATCATCTTCTACTCCAAATATTGAACCAGAAACTTTACCTTCAACATCATTGAAAACTTGTGACATTTTCAGTGGTGAATGGATTCCGAATCCGAAAGCACCATATTACACAAACAAAACATGTTGGGCAATTCATGAACATCAAAAttgtatgaaatatggaagacCAGATTCTGATTTCATGAAGTGGAGATGGAAACCAAATGAGTGTGAGTTGCCAATTTTCAATCCTTTTCAGTTTCTTGAAATTGTTAGAGGAAAATCTATGGCTTTTGTTGGAGATTCTGTTGGGAGAAATCACATGCAGTCTTTGATTTGTCTTCTATCAAGA GTGGAATGGCCCATTGATGTATCATCCACAAAAGATGAATATTTCATGAGATGGAAATATCCAAGTTACAATTTCACCATGGCTGTTTATTGGACACCATTTCTTgtcaaaacaaaacaagaaaatTCAGATGGGCCAACACACACTGGTCTCTACAACATTTATCTTGATGAGTTTGATGAAAAATGGACATCAGAAATTGAAGATTTTGACTATGTCATAATCAATGGAGGACATTGGTTCTACAAGCCAATGGTTTTCTATGAGAAAGGAAAAATTGTTGGATGCCATTATTGTCTCTTAGAAAATGTGACTGATTTAACAATGTATTATGGCTATAGAAAGGCTTTTAGGACAGCATTTAGAGCCTTAAATAGTTTAGAAAATTTTAAGGGTGTGACATTTCTTAGGACATTTGCACCATCTCATTTTGAGAATGGTATATGGAATCAAGGTGGGAACTGTGTGAGGACTAAGCCATTTAAGAGTAATGAGGCTAGGCTAGAAGGGACTAATATGGAGTTATATATGATTCAGTTGGAGGAGTATAAAATTTCTCAAAAAAGGGCAAAAAGAAATGGTTTGAAATTCAGATTGCTCGATACTACGCAATCGATGTTATTGCGACCGGACGGACATCCAAGTAAGTATGGACATTTGCCGGGAGAGAATGTGACTTTGTATAACGATTGTGTCCATTGGTGTTTGCCTGGACCGATTGATACATGGAATGATTTCTTACttgaaatgttgaagatggagATTGTTAAGTCTAAGAAAGAAAGGCGTCGCATTGATTCATAA